A DNA window from Panthera tigris isolate Pti1 chromosome X, P.tigris_Pti1_mat1.1, whole genome shotgun sequence contains the following coding sequences:
- the DMRTC1B gene encoding doublesex- and mab-3-related transcription factor C1 isoform X2: MDPNEMPAVPCCTSDSPTGLETRAPWGIELGPKRTVSCCARCYNHGLNDQTKDQEHSCPFQACECHKCAFFSDPCRVLPAESALKREQGACLKRHLTQGLITSGASPPKAHSHVQKLTTQGGVVSEHPRRSADWSGPKIFVSVLDSSSLEDATHNFSFQEDPQDPCPVQHGPEASDQDSVSASSEWQRKLEAAEALLMLRNSSQASSGSISLLQPCVAAAPAGDGGLQPSSSSLRPRPASSISLPIGHLGCISLLS; this comes from the exons ATGGATCCCAATGAAATGCCTGCTGTGCCCTGCTGCACCTCCGACTCCCCCACTGGCCTTGAGACCAGAGCCCCATGGGGGATCGAACTTGGCCCCAAAAGAACTGTAAGTTGCTGTGCCCGCTGCTACAACCATGGCCTCAATGACCAAACCAAGGACCAGGAGCACTCCTGCCCCTTCCAGGCTTGCGAATGTCACAAGTGTGCCTTCTTCTC GGATCCCTGCAGAGTCTTGCCTGCTGAGAGTGCCTTGAAGAGGGAGCAGGGGGCATGCCTAAAGAGGCACCTGACTCAAGGACTGATAACGAGTGGGGCCTCCCCTCCCAAAGCTCACAGCCATGTCCAGAAGTTGACCACTCAAGGAGGAGTCGTCA GCGAGCACCCAAGGAGGTCTGCTGATTGGTCAGGTCCCAAaatctttgtctctgtcttgGACTCCAGCAGCCTTGAAGATGCAACTCACAACTTCTCTTTCCAGGAAGACCCACAGGACCCCTGCCCTGTCCAGCAT GGTCCTGAGGCTTCTGACCAGGACTCAGTTTCTGCCTCCTCAGAGTGGCAGCGGAAGCTGGAAGCCGCTGAGGCTCTGCTGATGCTGAGAAACTCTTCTCAGGCATCTTCTGGCTCCAtctccctgctccagccctgcGTGGCAGCAG CTCCTGCTGGAGATGGAGGACTCCAGCCTTCTAGCTCCTCTCTCCGACCCAGGCCAGCCAGCTCCATTTCTCTGCCTATTGGACATCTGGGGTGCATCTCCCTCTTGAGCTAG
- the DMRTC1B gene encoding doublesex- and mab-3-related transcription factor C1 isoform X1 yields the protein MLRVGDHVAILTSTPGPRTMDPNEMPAVPCCTSDSPTGLETRAPWGIELGPKRTVSCCARCYNHGLNDQTKDQEHSCPFQACECHKCAFFSDPCRVLPAESALKREQGACLKRHLTQGLITSGASPPKAHSHVQKLTTQGGVVSEHPRRSADWSGPKIFVSVLDSSSLEDATHNFSFQEDPQDPCPVQHGPEASDQDSVSASSEWQRKLEAAEALLMLRNSSQASSGSISLLQPCVAAAPAGDGGLQPSSSSLRPRPASSISLPIGHLGCISLLS from the exons aTGCTGAGGGTAGGGGATCATGTGGCCATCCTGACATCCACTCCTGGCCCTAGAACCATGGATCCCAATGAAATGCCTGCTGTGCCCTGCTGCACCTCCGACTCCCCCACTGGCCTTGAGACCAGAGCCCCATGGGGGATCGAACTTGGCCCCAAAAGAACTGTAAGTTGCTGTGCCCGCTGCTACAACCATGGCCTCAATGACCAAACCAAGGACCAGGAGCACTCCTGCCCCTTCCAGGCTTGCGAATGTCACAAGTGTGCCTTCTTCTC GGATCCCTGCAGAGTCTTGCCTGCTGAGAGTGCCTTGAAGAGGGAGCAGGGGGCATGCCTAAAGAGGCACCTGACTCAAGGACTGATAACGAGTGGGGCCTCCCCTCCCAAAGCTCACAGCCATGTCCAGAAGTTGACCACTCAAGGAGGAGTCGTCA GCGAGCACCCAAGGAGGTCTGCTGATTGGTCAGGTCCCAAaatctttgtctctgtcttgGACTCCAGCAGCCTTGAAGATGCAACTCACAACTTCTCTTTCCAGGAAGACCCACAGGACCCCTGCCCTGTCCAGCAT GGTCCTGAGGCTTCTGACCAGGACTCAGTTTCTGCCTCCTCAGAGTGGCAGCGGAAGCTGGAAGCCGCTGAGGCTCTGCTGATGCTGAGAAACTCTTCTCAGGCATCTTCTGGCTCCAtctccctgctccagccctgcGTGGCAGCAG CTCCTGCTGGAGATGGAGGACTCCAGCCTTCTAGCTCCTCTCTCCGACCCAGGCCAGCCAGCTCCATTTCTCTGCCTATTGGACATCTGGGGTGCATCTCCCTCTTGAGCTAG